CTCAACTACCTGCCAACAATCAGCCTTCGCGATACCAGCTTGTGCCGTCACGACTGTCTTTCAGGACAACACCCTTCTCAGCCAGCAGATCCCGGATACGATCGCTTTCGGCAAAATCCTTGTCCTTGCGCGCTTGAGCTCGCTGCTCGATAAAGGCTTCAATCTCTTCCGCCGACAGATCACCCTCACCGGCCTCCCCCTGCAGAAACTGATCCGGCTCCTGTTGCAACAGACCGATCATACCGGCCAATTGCTTCAACTGAGCAGCCAGCTGGGGCGCTACAGGATCATTATCACGCGCAGCCTTGTTCAGTTCGCTGGCAATTTCAAACAGCACCGCCAATGCGCGCGGGGTATTGAAATCATCATCCATGGCTTCAACAAAGCGCTGCTCATAATCATTCTGCAGCGTCGTCTCCTGCGCCAGCTCAGGCACCGCCTTCAGTGCCTGATAGAAACGTTCAAGCGCACTGTGCGCCTCCCGCAACCCATCTTCCGAGTAATCGATATAGCTGCGGTAGTGCACACTTGAGAGGAAGTAGCGAACCACTTCAGGATTGTAGTGCTTGAGCACCTCACGAATGGTGAAGAAGTTGCCCAGCGACTTGGACATCTTCTCCTGTCCCATGCGAACAGGCCCTGCGTGCATCCAGTAATTGACGTAGGTGCAGCCATTGGCCGCCTCAGACTGAGCGATTTCATTTTCGTGATGCGGAAACGGCAGATCTGGGCCGCCACCGTGAATATCAAAGGTCTTGCCCAAGCAGCATTTGGACATGGCCGAACACTCAATGTGCCAGCCGGGGCGGCCCTGACCCCAGGGGGAAGACCAGCTAACTTCACCAGGCTTGGCTGCCTTCCACAGAACGAAATCAAGTGGGCTTTCCTTGGCTTCTTCCACCTCCACACGGGCACCCGAGCGCAGGTCTTCCAATACTTTATTGGTCAGACGGCCGTAGGTTTCAAACCGTTCGACCCGATAGTAGACATCGCCATTAGCTGCCGCATAGGCATAGCCCTTCTCGATCAGGGTCGACACCATATCGATAATATCGCCGATATGCGCCGTGGCACGGGGCTCCTGATCGGGACGCAACACAAACAGCCGCGCCTCGTCCTCATGCATCGCCACAATCATGCGTTCGGTCAACGCATCAACAGACTCACTGTTCTCAGCTGCACGGCGGATGATTTTGTCATCCACGTCGGTGATATTGCGCACATAGGTCACGTCCCAGCCACGGGCACGCAGATAACGCGTAATCAGGTCGAAGGCAACCATTACCCGAGCATGACCGATATGACAGTAGTCGTACACGGTCACACCGCACACATACATGCGGATCTTGCCGGGCTCAATAGGAGTAAAGGCTGTCTTGCTGTTGGTCAGAGTGTTATAGATTTGAAGCATTACTATCCGCCAGACCTGAAATGAGTTGAAAGCGCAAAAACGGGATTATAGCGTGAAAGCGGCCTGTGATCATGGCAATGATACGGTACCCAACCAGGCCTGACCCAGCAGGCTGCTCTCACGGGTCAGGAGAAGGCCATCTTGGGTCCAGACAACAGCCTCCCATTGCCCTGCAGGTGTAAGACTGTGATATTGAGCCCCCTCCCAGTCCGGAAGGTTATCTTTGACAGGCACCGTCCAGACAAAGGCTCGCGAACTGATTCGCCCCTTGGTATAGCCCAGCAACACCAGGCGCTGCCGCCGGGGATCGTAGTCCGCAGCCGTAATCAAACCACCGACCGGGTAACGCCCCACGGGTTCAACGACCTGGCGTGACGCCCCTGCCGGATCGACCTGATATACTCGGGTATGCTGATCCTGCCAGTTCTTGCTGAACACCCATACCTTGCCGTTGACCACGGCGGCGGCTTCACAGTCGTTGTTATGAGCATAGGCACCCGCTGACTTGCCGGCATCGGCAAAGCGGAATTCCAGCAGCCGCGAGAGAACTTCGTTACCAGCCGAGGCCTGCAGCAGTGACTGCCAACGTATCGAGTAGATCTGCATCCACTCCCGCCGCCCCAGATTGTTACCGCAATCCAGCACATGTAGCCAATCGGCATCATACGCCATCTCTTCCCAGTCAAAGTTCAGCGCATCCCGTACACGCAGGGTTGAAAGCACTTCACCAGACATCAGGTCAAGGCGGTACAGTTGAGGCTTATCACCGCTGTCATTATGGGTCCATAGCTGACCCTGATGTTGAGAAAGACCCGATGACTCTATCACCTCCAACGGCAACACGGCTCGCCGCTCTACCGTCAGTGAATCGATCGGCCCCGCAACAGGGTGACTGGCACAGCTGGTCAGCAACACTACACTGAGCAGTGCTGCCAACGAGCCGACACGCATCCTTGCCTGCATAATCACATCACTTCGCCTGAATTTTGGCCCAGGAGTCTCGCAAGGTGACCGTGCGGTTGAAGATCAGATGCTGTTCACTGGAGTCAGGATCAACGCAGAAATAGCCATTACGTTCGAACTGGTAGCGACTTTCAGCCACTGCATGTTTGAGTCCGATCTCAGCACGAGCATTGACCATAACCTTGAGCGACTCGGGATTGAGGAACTCATGGAAGTCACGATTCTTGTCCGCATCGGGGTTGGCCTCGGTGAACAGGCGGTCATACAGACGCACCTCACACGCTACAGAGTTATCAGCCGACACCCAGTGAATCACGCCATTAGGCTTGTAACCAGTAGGGTTTTCACCCTTGGTAGCCGCATCATAGCTGCAGATCAGCTCTACCACTTCACCCTGCTCGTTCTTGATCACCTCGTTACAGGTAATCACATAGGCCCCACGCAGGCGCACGGCATCACCCGGCGCAAGACGCTTCCACTTTTTCGGTTTTTCCTCAGCAAAGTCTTCACGCTCAATCAGCAGATTGCGGGTAAACGGCACCTTGCGCAGCCCCATGGACTCATCCTTGGGATGCGCCGGCAATTCAAACCACTCCTGCTCACCCTCGGCAAGATTGCTGATGGTAACCTTTATCGGATCGATAACGCACATGGCCCGGGGTGCATTGGCATCCAGATCGTCACGGATAGCCGCTTCCAGCATTCCCATATCAACCGTGCCGTTGGAACGCGTTACACCGATCATGTCGCAGAAATTGCGGATTGAAGCTGGTGTAAAGCCACGGCGACGCATACCGGAGATGGTCGGCATACGCGGGTCGTTCCAGCCATTAACGTGCCCTTCGTCAACCAGCAGCTTAAGCTTGCGCTTGCTGGTGATGGTGTAGTTCAGGTTGAGACGGGCAAATTCATACTGACGCGGCTTGACCGGGACCGGCAGATTCTCAATGAACCAGTCATACAGTGGGCGATGATCTTCAAATTCCAGTGTGCAGATGGAATGCGTAACGCCTTCAATCGCATCGGACTGACCGTGAGCGAAGTCATAGGAGGGGTAGATACACCACTTGTCACCGGACTGATGATGATGAGCGTGGCGAACGCGGTAGATCACCGGGTCGCGCATGTTCATATTGGGTGCAGCCATATCGATTTTGGCACGCAGGGCACACTCACCCTCCGAGAAATCACCGTTGCGCATCTTTTCGAACAGGGCCAGGTTCTCTTCTATGCTGCGCTCACGGTAGGGACTGTTTTTGCCAGGCTCAGTCAAGGTGCCACGGAACTCACGCATTTCATGGGCGCTAAGGCTGTCCACATAGGCCTTGCCTTCATTGATCAAATGGATCGCCCAAGCATACAGCTGCTCGAAATAGTCAGAGGTGTAACGCACCTCACCGCTCCATTCAAACCCGAGCCAGCGCACATCTTCGATAATGGAATCGATGTACTCCTGACTTTCCTTCTCGGGATTGGTGTCGTCGAAACGCAGCTGGCACTGACCATTGAAGCGCAGTGCCGTGCCAAAGTTCAGGCAGATCGACTTGGCATGACCAATGTGAAGATAGCCATTGGGCTCAGGCGGGAATCGAGTCACCACTTGCCCATCGTTCAGGCCTTTGCTGAGATCATCTTCAATAATTTGGTGGATAAAGTTATTCGGCTTGGGACTGTCGTTTCTGGTCATATCCATGTCTTGTCGAAGCTGAAAAGGCCGGCCGATTGCCGGAACTGAAGCCGATCATTATAACCGCAGATCAGCCCTGCACGCACGCGGACACCGGCTCAAATCGCAGCCAGCGACATCATGTGGATGCAGCGATGTAAGACTTGAGTATAATAGCTCTACACATAAGAGAAACAGGGAAACCGATATGATCATCCTGCAAACCAATTTCGGCGACATCACACTGGAACTGGACCACGAAAAAGCGCCGGAAACAGCAGCTAATTTCGAGCAGTATGTACGCGATGGCTTCTATGACGGCGTGATTTTTCACCGCGTAATTGACGGTTTCATGATCCAGGGTGGTGGCTTCGAGCCCGGTATGATCTCCAAAGAGACCCGCGAGCCGATCAAGAACGAAGCCGATAACGGCCTGTCCAACCAGACTGGCACTATCGCCATGGCCCGCACCATGGACCCGCACTCTGCATCAGCTCAGTTCTTCATTAACATCTCCGACAACACCTTTCTCGACCACACAGCCAAAACCACCGAGGGCTGGGGTTACGCCGTATTCGGCAAGGTTGTCGATGGCATGGATGTGGTCAACAAGATCAAGGCAGTCAACACTACCATGCGCGCCGGACACCAGGACGTTCCGGTTGAAGACGTGGTCATTGAGTCAGCCAGCATCAAACAAGCGGAAGAGTAATGCGACGGCTGTTTATCGCCGACCTGCACCTGCACCACAAACGCCCGGACATTATCCGGGCGTTTGTGGTCCTGCTTGAGCAAAAGGCACCGCAGTTCGATGAACTCTACCTGCTGGGCGATATATTTGAAGCCTGGGTGGGTGATGATGGTGCGCCGGAATATCTTGAGCCGGTTTACCATGCACTGCGCAAACTGGCTGCCCTGGGCACACGTATTCTGTTTCAGCACGGCAACCGAGACTTTCTGTTCGGCCAGGCAGCCGCTACACGCCTTGAGGTTACATTACTGCCTGAAGTGGTACGCCTTGAATCGGAACAGGGTCCTTTTCTGGTACTGCATGGCGACCAGCTGTGTACTGACGACCGTGACTATCAGCAGTTTCGCACCATGGTGCGTGACCCCAGGTGGCAACAGGCATTTCTCGCCAAACCTCTTGCCGAGCGTGAGGCGATAGCCCAGCAGCTGCGTGAAACCAGTCGCAGCGAAACAGCCAACAAGACCGAAACCATTACCGATGTGTCTTCCATTGCCGTTAGCGCGTTGATGCAGCATGAGCAGGTCGACCTGATCATTCACGGCCACACCCACCGCCCCGCCCTGCATCACCGGCAAAACGGTGATCGCGGCGAGCGCATTGTGCTGGGAGACTGGGACCGAGAGGGCTGGTACTTGGAGATGGACACACAGGGCATCCGCCTGTATGCCTTTACCTTACCCGTAGGTGAAAAGCTGCAGTCCGAACTCAGGCAGCAGCTGTAAGAGCCGCCGAAGGACGACCGCTGTGGAAGCGAAACTCGTCGTCCTCGGCCAGAATCAACTCGCACTCTATCTGACGAAAATACTCGATACGATCATCGATCGGCTCACCTGCATAGTCTCGTGCAAGCTGCAGATAATCCTGATAGTGACGCCCTTCGGACTTCAGCAGAGAACGGTAGAATTTTGCCAACTCATCATCCAGCGAAGGCGCCAAAGCAGCAAAACGCTCGCAGGAGCGAGCCTCGATAAACGCCCCAATAATCAATACATCAATCAACCGCCCCGGTTCTGACGTTCTAACACCGGTACGCAAACCGCCTGCATAGCGCGCAGGACTCATATGGTCATAACGATGACCCCGAGCCTCCATCAACGCCAATACCTGCTCAAAATGGATCAGCTCTTCCCGTGCCAGCCGTGACATCTTGTTCAGCAGATCAGAGCGATCCACGTAACGGAACATCAATGTCATTGCAGTAGAAGCGGCTTTTTTCTCGCAATGAGCGTGATCGGTGAGCAGAATCAGCTGGGATTCGGGCTTCGCAGCCAGCTCAAGCCACTCCTGCGGAGTTTCACAGCCAAGAAAGTCTTTGATTTCGCTCAGGGCGTCCATCCAGCATTACCTGTTTCTGCAAATAAAAACGGGGCGCATTATAACAGCACCCCGCTCTCTCGACAGCCGATGGATCAGTCAATCAGCGTATCAATGAGATCAATCATGAACTCTGTCTGTTCTTCATGCATCTGATCCCATCCATCCAGCCCCATGCTTTTGAGCACATCCTGACCCTTTGGATCATGTTCCATGTTGGTCAAACGCTCAAGCAACAACGGGATATGCTGCTCCATTCGGGGACCGGCCACCAGTGTATGATGCACCACACTGATCTGACTGTTAACCAAAGGCTTCATCTGCTTTCGAATCAGCTCAGAGAGTTCGTCATACCCCGCCTGCAGAAAAAAGCCGACATCAGCATTGCCGTTCAACAGTGCTTTTGCCACCAAAACATAACTGTCCAGCTCAAGGAAAGTAACATTACTGCCATCAAGATCTGCCGACTCGAGCATGATCATACCCATTGTATGCACATCAGGGTCAGCAGTGGTTGCAACGGTAATACCCGACTCCAGGTCTTCGACCGTTTCTCGAGGGTCTGATGCCAGCGTGGCTATCAGCGTTTCATCAGAGAGATTGCGCGGTCGCACCAACACTTTAAAGCCCAGCTCACGCACCAGCATTGACGCATCGTAGGGGTTGGCATAGATCAGATCAATTTTGCCACTACGAATGTCTTCACGCTGCGCTTCGAAGCTGTCATATAGCTCAAGATGCACACCCGTACCCAACTGACGCTGCAGCCAGGTGTTGAAAATAAACCAGCCCGACAGATGTGACGGCGGAAAGTCAGGACTGACCGATAAATTAAGAGTCATCGCAGCACCCCATTACCTAAGCGTCGCGTAGAGGGCTTCGCTTTCTTTGATTTTGCTGCGTGATGGCTTGCGTCGGACCGAAGTATAGCCGACCAGCTCGCCATTACGGATATTCGGGATGACCGTCGCCTTCACCCAGTAATACGCGCCATCTTTACGCAGATTTTTCACATAACCCTGCCACTTCTTACCTTGGGCAACGGTATCCCAAAGGTCCTTGAATGCCACAGCGGGCATGTCTGGATGGCGCAGAATATAGTGATTGGTTCCCAGCAGCTCTTCACGGGTGTAACCCGACATTTCAATAAATGCACGGTTAGCGTGAGTAATGATGCCTTGGGGGTCAGTACGGGACACGATCAATTTGCCATCCGGATAGGGCACCTCGCGATCCACGATCTTCGCCAGCCGTTCAGTGCCATCAAAATATTTGAGCAGCACCTCTGTGGTGGCACCGGTATCTTGTTCGGACATAGACACTCCAGACCGATAGAAAAGCGTGCATATCAGTTAACTGATGTTTCCATGCACGCCCAGCACTTTGACAAGGTTCAGAGAATCTTACCGATAGCCTCTGCAGCGCGCTTGACATCAAGGAAGATCAGACCCAATCGCGCATTGGTCTTGGCAACAACAGTCAGCACCGATTCAGGGTTTGCATGAGTCATCAGGATATAGCCTTCTTTACCCTTGACGAGCACCTGCTCAAGCTCACCACGGGCCAGTTCCTGAGAGGTACGTTCGCCGAGCGACAGCATGGCTGCACTCATTGCACCAACTCGGTCTTCATCCATACCGGCAGGCAGGAGGGCATCAATAACGAGACCGTCTGTAGAAATCACAGCAGACGCTTCAATTTCTGCAGATGTTCCGTTGAGATCGTTGAGAATGGAAGTCAACATTTCTGAGCGCATGGTAGTCTCCTTTTAGGCCATTAGCGCTGGTTTTAATCCTGTATAAAACGGCCAGTCCGTTTTATCAGTAATCCAGGTAGCGTCGGATCAGCACCGACATCAAGTCCACAAAAGGCTGCCGATTCAAATGAGGCATCCCTTCCAGAATTAGCAGGAATTTCTGTTCACCTACGTGAAGCGTCCAAAAACCCAGCTCACTTTGTCCTACAGCATCCACAAGCGCCCAGGACGAACCATCGAAACCAAGGTGTCTGCCAAGCAGCGCCTGGTGGCGCTCATGCATGGAGACCAAGTCTGCCGCCATCCCCGCTACCGCTTCAGCTTCTTCCGCACCGAAGCCCGACTGCCCCAGACAGAAGCCCTGATCATCTGCCAACAGCACACGACCATCGGCAAGTTGTGGTAAATATTCAGGCAACAGATGTTCAATAGTGCCAGCAGCGATAGGCTCAGGGTTTTGCGGTAGATCAACAAAGCCGTGTTGCACAGCCTTATCGAGCAATGTCTGCGCTTCTGCCTCGCCCATCCCCGTCAGTTTTTGCAGCAGTGAGCTGAGATACGGAATATGGGTATCTGCACTCAACAATTGCAACAACAAGGCACGCAGTGCTTCTGGCTCGGTGTTCAGTGTCGCGTAGTAAGCGCCACTGGGCGTCACCTGAAAATACCGCGGGGTATCATTCTGTTCTTGATTCACGGTTTAACTCCGAAAGATCCATGGTGTGATACACACTTTTCCGGTCATGGACAGTACAGACCGATGGCGTCCGCTGCCACAAGGAACGAAAGCACAAAGCGCTGAGGCACACCTAACATTGAGGCAATATTCTGGGCTGACAATCTTTGGCTCTGCCAAAGCTCAGCAATGCTCCGGGCATGAGGCGTCTCCAGCAGGCGTTCAAAGTCAGGAATTGAATTAAGCAACCGCGGCTCTTCCGCGGACAGCGTGTCAGGCAGACGACCACGAGCGGTAAACAATGCCAACTGCCAAAGCAGCTCGTCAGAGGCAACCCGCCGACCCTTGGGAAGTTCGGCATCCGGCTCCCGCTCGAGCAGTGAAATCTCTTCAAAACCAAATCGAGTCCTGGTCAACTGCAGCAGCAGATCAGCGTCCAGCGTGACCAAAAACTCCTTATCCGCAGGCAGGTAAAACAGTGCACCCGGAACACCGACTACCTGTTGTGGCTTCCCTGATGCGTTGCCCGCCTCAATACACCGCATGATCCAGGGCAATAAAAGCCCATCAAGGCTGAAATACACACGCCGACGTTCAGTTGCAGAGTCAAGGTTCACGTCCGGCAGATTACCGCAACACTGTTGAATCATCTCGGCCGATATGCGCGGTGTCTGCAGTTCATCAGACAACAGGGATTCTGTTTCCTGTGACTCCGCTTCCATAGACAAAGCCGAGGATCTGGAGTCATTTGCCTGCGAATGTTGCTGCCTGAGCTGATTTTGTGCATCCAGAATCAGACTGTTTAACTCATTCCGCTCAAGACTGAAACGGCTGCGAAGCGCTTCAGTCTGGCGCTGACTGTTGCCGCCTTTCCAGGCACTCAGTGCCTGACTGCTTCGTTCCTTGCGCGCCTGCCACTCTGCAAAGGCGACTGTACGCTGATCCCGCAGGCTCTCCAGCGGATGCTCAGGCGATGCTGCCTGAACTGCAGGCGAAGTAGACATCGCGTCAAGCTGCAGTCGCAGATCAGCCAGCGCCTGCTGCAAGGTTCCCATACTCAAGGGACGAGTCAAGCGAATGCTTTTGCCATTAACTTTTTCGGCCGTACCAGGGTCTACAACGGCAATGAAAGGACGATTGCCATTTTGACGCAACCACCCCTCTACTTGCTTCCGGCTACTGGCATCACTGATCCCAATCAGCAACGACTCCGCACTCTCAGCTGGCACGAGGTGGAAACCCTTGGCCTTGTTGCCGTTAAAAAATATCTCAAGCATTGCAGCCTCGTTGGCCGCAAAACCGATAATGCCTATTGAATGCTTACCACTGACCGGCATTGCACATTCCTTCTAAAACTGCTCAGTGAAGTTTCTGCCTGGAGAATTGCATGCAGCGTCCATTACTGAGGACAGCATGCTCCAGTGGAAGCTCTGCCAAACGAGAGAGGTCACGAGTATCGACGGCCTTGTTCATTGCAATCCGGCATTCCGACTTCAGCAATGGGCCAGCCTGTTGAATCAGGCGATTGACAAGAAATTGCCCTCTGCCACGCAGAACCAGCAACAAGTCGATCAATGCACCGGTAACGCTATCGCTGTCAGCACACTGAATGGCAAGATAGATCCGTCGGATATGGTTTCGCAGGGTGCGAGGACGTGCGGCGACTAGCCGCGTGAGATAACGCAGTGCAACAGTTGGCTGGGTACCGGCATAGATCAGTCGCTTGTCGACCTGTAAATTAAACATGATTTGCAGTTTGCTTAACTGCAAATCAGCATTTACCGGACGCTCTTCCTGTGCGACTTCAGCCTGACTGACTGCCGAGTTCATCAAGGCTACCTCCTGCCTGAGATAATGTATCAGAGTGTTATACTTAGCTTTCGAGATGATTTCAAACCCGCTTTCACTATTATTGACCGGCATCAACAGCATCGAATCAGCTTTTCAATACACAGGGCTACCCGATATCGCCACCTGCATCCTCTTTACCGCCATCACAGGGCTTGAATGCAATCAATCGTTTAAAAACGGTGTCTTTTTTAGGTAACATTTTTATTAAAACTATTGTTTGATTCGCGGTTTAAACTGAATCAAAAATACCCAAGATGAATAAAATATTGTCCTCTTTAATTTGCCCATATTGATTATGTGGTCTACGGTTAAATGCACTCGTGCTATCCATGCACCGAGCCTCAGTCTCAGCAACCTCCCAATAACAAGAATTGGTATTTTCAGATGCGCAAGTATTACGACAGCAGCTTTCCCACCCACGGTGAAGATGGTCGGTTTGTCATGCTGGTGATGCGGCAACATTACCGAGCCCCCTGGAGCCTTAAAAAAAGAACTGAATGGGAACAGGAGCTTCCGGAGTACCTCACTCAGGATGGTCGCCAGGTCAACGTTCTGGATAACAAAAAAGGCGAGTTTCAGGTATCGGGCGAGGACGAGATCCTAAGGTTGGGCTAACGCCTCACCTGCCAAACCTGACAAGTTTGCTGGACATCAGTGCTGGCAGCAGGACTGCAATGGCTTTACGGCCTGAACCCTTCAGGCCATGTGCTCTTATACTTTGGTAAGACGATTGTCGACACATCTTAACTTTGTCACCCCCTTCCGCTAGAATTCGCTCGCCAATCACCATTCGATACCTAGTCGATACGCCGTCGGTGGAGTAGTACCACTCCGGCGTCCGGCGGTGAAAACAGATGAGGGCCATATCGTGCTTGAAGCTTATCGTAAACATGTAGAAGAACGCGCTGCAGAAGGCGTACCGCCGAAGCCGCTTGATCCCGAACAGACCGCTGCCCTGGTCGAGCTGCTGAAAAACCCGCCTGCAGGCGAAGAAGAGTTCCTGCTTGACCTGATCACCAACCGCGTTCCGGCGGGGGTTGACCAGGCTGCATACGTCAAGGCTGGCTTCCTGGCTGCGATTGCCAAGGGTGAAGCGACCTCCCCTCTGATCGACAAGGTAAAAGCCGTTGAGCTGCTGGGCACTATGCTCGGCGGTTACAATATCGCACCGCTGGTTGAGTGCCTGGACATTGATGCACTGGCCCCGACCGCAGCCAAGGCGCTGTCTCACACCCTGCTGATGTTTGATGCCTTCCACGATGTTCAGGAAAAGGCTGAAGCAGGTAACGCGCACGCCAAGCAGGTAATGCAGTCCTGGGCCGACGGCGAGTGGTTCACCTCCAAGCCTGAAGTTGCCAAGAAAATCACCGTAACCGTATTCAAGGTGCCAGGCGAAACCAACACTGACGACCTGTCTCCGGCTCCGGATGCCTGGTCACGTCCTGACATCCCGCTGCATGCCAATGCCATGCTGAAGATGGAACGCGACGGCATCAACCCGGAAGAACCCGGCGTGAAAGGCCCGTTGGCCCAGATCGAAGAAGTAAAAGCCAAAGGCTTCCCTGTTGCCTACGTGGGTGACGTTGTGGGTACCGGTTCTTCCCGTAAGTCTGCTACCAACTCCGTGCTGTGGTTCTTCGGCGACGACATCCCGTTCGTGCCGAACAAGCGTGCCGGTGGCTACTGCTTCGGTAACAAGATCGCCCCGATCTTCTACAACACTATGGAAGATGCCGGCGCTCTGCCGATCGAAATGCCGGTTGAAAACCTGAACATGGGTGACGTGATCGACGTGTACCCATACGAAGGCAAAGTATGCAAGCACGGTACCGATGAAGTCATCTGCACTTTCAGCCTGAAGACTCAAGTGCTGCTGGACGAAGTACGTGCCGGCGGTCGTATCCCGCTGATCATCGGTCGCGGCCTGACCGAAAAAGCACGCGCCGCACTGGGCCTGGAAGGCTTTGACCTGTTCCGCAAGCCGGAACAGCCAGCTGACACAGGCAAGGGCTTTACTCTGGCTCAGAAAATGGTCGGCAAGGCCTGCGGCATGGACGGCGTACGTCCGGGCATGTACTGCGAGCCGAAAATGACCACCGTTGGCTCTCAGGACACCACCGGTCCAATGACCCGTGACGAACTGAAAGACCTGGCATGCCTGGGCTTCTCAGCCGACCTGACCATGCAGTCTTTCTGCCACACCGCAGCCTATCCGAAGCCGGTTGACGTGAATACCCACCACACCCTGCCGGACTTCATCATGAACCGTGGCGGTGTATCGCTGCGTCCGGGCGACGGCGTTATCCACTCTTGGCTGAACCGCATGCTGCTGCCGGATACCGTGGGTACCGGTGGTGATTCCCATACCCGTTTCCCGCTGGGCATCTCCTTCCCGGCCGGTTCAGGTCTGGTCGCCTTCGCAGCTGCCACCGGTGTCATGCCGCTGGATATGCCGGAGTCAATCCTGGTTCGCTTCAAGGGCAAGCGTAACGCCGGCATCACTCTGCGTGACCTGGTACACGCCATTCCTTACTACGCCATCAAGCAGGGTCTGCTGACCGTAGAAAAGGCTGGCAAGAAGAACGCTTTCTCTGGTCGCGTACTGGAGATCGAAGGCTTGGAAGAACTGACTGTTGAGCAGGCGTTCGAGCTGTCTGATGCGTCCGCAGAGCGCTCTGCTGCAGGCTGCACCATCACTCTGTCTGAAGATTCTGTTGCCGAGTACTTGCGCTCAAACATCGTCATGCTGAAGTGGATGATCGCTGAAGGCTACGGCGATGTACGTACTATTGAGCGTCGTATCAAGGGCATGGAAGAGTGGCTGGCGAACCCGAGTCTGATGCGTGCAGACGCTGATGCCGAGTACGCTGAAGTGATCGAGATCGATCTGTCCGAAATCAAGGAGCCGATCCTGTGTGCTCCGAACGATCCGGATGACGCTCGCCTGCTGTCTGAAGTGGCTGGCCAGAGCATCGATGAAGTGTTCATCGGTTCCTGCATGACCAACATCGGTCACTTCCGTGCCGCCGGTAAACTGCTGGAGTCCTCCGGCAAGTCGATCCCGACTCGCATGTGGATCGCCCCGCCGACCAAAATGGACCAGGCCCAGCTGAGCGACGAAGGCTACTACAACATCTTCGGCAAGGCCGGCGCGCGCATGGAAATGCCGGGCTGCTCACTGTGCATGGGTAACC
This DNA window, taken from Marinobacterium iners, encodes the following:
- the cysS gene encoding cysteine--tRNA ligase — its product is MLQIYNTLTNSKTAFTPIEPGKIRMYVCGVTVYDYCHIGHARVMVAFDLITRYLRARGWDVTYVRNITDVDDKIIRRAAENSESVDALTERMIVAMHEDEARLFVLRPDQEPRATAHIGDIIDMVSTLIEKGYAYAAANGDVYYRVERFETYGRLTNKVLEDLRSGARVEVEEAKESPLDFVLWKAAKPGEVSWSSPWGQGRPGWHIECSAMSKCCLGKTFDIHGGGPDLPFPHHENEIAQSEAANGCTYVNYWMHAGPVRMGQEKMSKSLGNFFTIREVLKHYNPEVVRYFLSSVHYRSYIDYSEDGLREAHSALERFYQALKAVPELAQETTLQNDYEQRFVEAMDDDFNTPRALAVLFEIASELNKAARDNDPVAPQLAAQLKQLAGMIGLLQQEPDQFLQGEAGEGDLSAEEIEAFIEQRAQARKDKDFAESDRIRDLLAEKGVVLKDSRDGTSWYREG
- a CDS encoding glutamine--tRNA ligase/YqeY domain fusion protein, translated to MTRNDSPKPNNFIHQIIEDDLSKGLNDGQVVTRFPPEPNGYLHIGHAKSICLNFGTALRFNGQCQLRFDDTNPEKESQEYIDSIIEDVRWLGFEWSGEVRYTSDYFEQLYAWAIHLINEGKAYVDSLSAHEMREFRGTLTEPGKNSPYRERSIEENLALFEKMRNGDFSEGECALRAKIDMAAPNMNMRDPVIYRVRHAHHHQSGDKWCIYPSYDFAHGQSDAIEGVTHSICTLEFEDHRPLYDWFIENLPVPVKPRQYEFARLNLNYTITSKRKLKLLVDEGHVNGWNDPRMPTISGMRRRGFTPASIRNFCDMIGVTRSNGTVDMGMLEAAIRDDLDANAPRAMCVIDPIKVTISNLAEGEQEWFELPAHPKDESMGLRKVPFTRNLLIEREDFAEEKPKKWKRLAPGDAVRLRGAYVITCNEVIKNEQGEVVELICSYDAATKGENPTGYKPNGVIHWVSADNSVACEVRLYDRLFTEANPDADKNRDFHEFLNPESLKVMVNARAEIGLKHAVAESRYQFERNGYFCVDPDSSEQHLIFNRTVTLRDSWAKIQAK
- a CDS encoding peptidylprolyl isomerase is translated as MIILQTNFGDITLELDHEKAPETAANFEQYVRDGFYDGVIFHRVIDGFMIQGGGFEPGMISKETREPIKNEADNGLSNQTGTIAMARTMDPHSASAQFFINISDNTFLDHTAKTTEGWGYAVFGKVVDGMDVVNKIKAVNTTMRAGHQDVPVEDVVIESASIKQAEE
- a CDS encoding UDP-2,3-diacylglucosamine diphosphatase, with the protein product MRRLFIADLHLHHKRPDIIRAFVVLLEQKAPQFDELYLLGDIFEAWVGDDGAPEYLEPVYHALRKLAALGTRILFQHGNRDFLFGQAAATRLEVTLLPEVVRLESEQGPFLVLHGDQLCTDDRDYQQFRTMVRDPRWQQAFLAKPLAEREAIAQQLRETSRSETANKTETITDVSSIAVSALMQHEQVDLIIHGHTHRPALHHRQNGDRGERIVLGDWDREGWYLEMDTQGIRLYAFTLPVGEKLQSELRQQL
- a CDS encoding tRNA-(ms[2]io[6]A)-hydroxylase, coding for MDALSEIKDFLGCETPQEWLELAAKPESQLILLTDHAHCEKKAASTAMTLMFRYVDRSDLLNKMSRLAREELIHFEQVLALMEARGHRYDHMSPARYAGGLRTGVRTSEPGRLIDVLIIGAFIEARSCERFAALAPSLDDELAKFYRSLLKSEGRHYQDYLQLARDYAGEPIDDRIEYFRQIECELILAEDDEFRFHSGRPSAALTAAA
- a CDS encoding phosphate/phosphite/phosphonate ABC transporter substrate-binding protein, whose amino-acid sequence is MTLNLSVSPDFPPSHLSGWFIFNTWLQRQLGTGVHLELYDSFEAQREDIRSGKIDLIYANPYDASMLVRELGFKVLVRPRNLSDETLIATLASDPRETVEDLESGITVATTADPDVHTMGMIMLESADLDGSNVTFLELDSYVLVAKALLNGNADVGFFLQAGYDELSELIRKQMKPLVNSQISVVHHTLVAGPRMEQHIPLLLERLTNMEHDPKGQDVLKSMGLDGWDQMHEEQTEFMIDLIDTLID
- a CDS encoding PAS domain-containing protein, whose amino-acid sequence is MSEQDTGATTEVLLKYFDGTERLAKIVDREVPYPDGKLIVSRTDPQGIITHANRAFIEMSGYTREELLGTNHYILRHPDMPAVAFKDLWDTVAQGKKWQGYVKNLRKDGAYYWVKATVIPNIRNGELVGYTSVRRKPSRSKIKESEALYATLR